From a single Prionailurus bengalensis isolate Pbe53 chromosome A1, Fcat_Pben_1.1_paternal_pri, whole genome shotgun sequence genomic region:
- the SLITRK5 gene encoding SLIT and NTRK-like protein 5, with protein MHTCCPPVTLEQDLHRKMHSWMLQSLAFALTSLVLSCAETIDYYGEICDNACPCEEKDGILTVSCENRGIISLSEISPPRFPVYHLLLSGNLLNRLYPNEFVNYTGASILHLGSNVIQDIETGAFHGLRGLRRLHLNNNKLELLRDDTFLGLESLEYLQVDYNYISVIEPNAFGKLHLLQVLILNDNLLSSLPNNLFRFVPLTHLDLRGNRLKLLPYVGLLQHMDKVVELQLEENPWNCSCELISLKDWLDSISYSALVGDVVCETPFRLHGRDLDEVSKQELCPRKLISDYEMRPQTPLSTTGYLHTTPASVNSVATSSSAVYKPPLKPPKGTRQPNKPRVRPTSRQPSKDLGYSNYGPSIAYQTKSPVPLECPTACTCNLQISDLGLNVNCQERKIESIAELQPKPYNPKKMYLTENYIAVVRRSDFLEATGLDLLHLGNNRISMIQDRAFGDLTNLRRLYLNGNRIERLSPELFYGLQSLQYLFLQYNLIREIQSGTFDPVPNLQLLFLNNNLLQAMPSGVFSGLTLLRLNLRSNHFTSLPVSGVLDQLKSLIQIDLHDNPWDCTCDVVGMKLWVEQLKVGVLVDEVICKAPKKFAETDMRSIKSELLCPDYSDVVVSTPTPSSIQVPARTSAVTPAVRSNSTGAPAGLGAGGGASSVPLSVLILSLLLVFIMSVFVAAGLFVLVMKRRKKNQSDHTSTNNSDVSSFNMQYSVYGGGGGAGGHPHAHVHHRGPALPKVKTPAGHVYEYIPHPLGHMCKNPIYRSREGNSVEDYKDLHELKVTYSSNHHLQQQPPPPPPQPQQQPPPPLQLQPGEEERRESHHLRSPAYSVSTIEPREDLLSPVQDADRFYRGILEPDKHCSTTPAGNSLPEYPKFPCSPAAYTFSPNYDLRRPHQYLHPGAGDSRLREPVLYSPPSAVFVEPNRNEYLELKAKLNVEPDYLEVLEKQTTFSQF; from the coding sequence ATGCACACTTGCTGCCCCCCAGTAACTTTGGAACAGGACCTTCACAGAAAAATGCATAGCTGGATGCTGCAGAGTCTAGCGTTTGCTCTAACATCTCTCGTCCTTTCGTGTGCAGAAACCATCGATTATTATGGGGAAATCTGTGACAATGCATGTCCTTGTGAGGAAAAGGACGGCATTTTAACTGTGAGCTGTGAAAACCGGGGGATCATCAGCCTCTCTGAAATTAGCCCTCCCCGTTTCCCAGTCTACCACCTCCTGTTGTCTGGAAACCTTTTGAACCGTCTCTATCCCAATGAGTTTGTCAATTACACCGGGGCTTCAATTTTGCATCTGGGTAGCAACGTTATCCAGGACATTGAGACTGGGGCTTTCCACGGGCTGCGGGGTTTAAGGAGATTGCATCTGAACAATAATAAACTGGAACTTCTGCGAGATGATACCTTCCTCGGCCTGGAGAGCCTGGAGTACCTACAGGTCGATTACAATTACATCAGTGTCATTGAACCCAATGCTTTTGGGAAACTGCATTTATTGCAGGTGCTTATCCTCAATGACAATCTCTTGTCCAGTTTACCCAACAACCTCTTCCGTTTTGTGCCCTTAACGCACTTGGACCTGCGGGGGAACCGGCTGAAACTTCTGCCCTATGTGGGGCTGTTGCAGCACATGGATAAAGTTGTGGAGTTACAGCTGGAAGAAAACCCCTGGAATTGCTCCTGCGAGCTGATCTCTCTCAAGGATTGGTTGGACAGTATCTCCTACTCGGCCCTGGTGGGGGATGTGGTTTGTGAGACCCCCTTCCGCTTACACGGCCGGGATTTGGACGAGGTGTCCAAGCAGGAACTTTGCCCAAGGAAACTTATTTCAGATTATGAGATGAGGCCACAGACGCCTTTGAGCACCACGGGGTATCTACACACTACCCCAGCCTCGGTGAATTCCGTGGCCACTTCTTCCTCAGCTGTTTACAAACCCCCCTTAAAGCCCCCTAAGGGGACCCGCCAACCCAACAAGCCCAGAGTGCGCCCCACCTCTCGGCAGCCCTCCAAGGACTTGGGCTACAGCAACTATGGCCCCAGCATCGCCTACCAGACCAAATCTCCGGTGCCTTTGGAGTGTCCCACCGCGTGCACTTGCAACCTACAAATCTCCGATCTGGGCCTCAACGTCAACTGCCAGGAGCGCAAAATCGAGAGCATCGCGGAGCTGCAGCCCAAGCCCTACAACCCCAAGAAGATGTATCTGACGGAGAACTACATTGCGGTTGTGCGCAGGAGCGACTTCCTGGAGGCTACGGGGCTGGACCTCCTACACCTGGGCAACAACCGAATCTCCATGATCCAGGACCGCGCTTTCGGCGATCTCACCAACCTGAGGCGCCTCTACCTAAATGGCAACAGGATTGAGAGGCTGAGCCCGGAGTTGTtctatggcctgcaaagcctgcAGTATCTCTTCCTCCAGTACAATCTCATACGTGAGATTCAGTCTGGGACTTTCGACCCGGTCCCAAACCTCCAGCTGCTATTTCTGAATAACAACCTCCTGCAGGCCATGCCCTCAGGCGTCTTCTCAGGCCTGACCCTTCTCAGGCTGAACCTAAGGAGTAACCATTTCACCTCCTTGCCCGTGAGTGGAGTTCTGGACCAACTCAAGTCACTCATCCAAATCGACCTGCATGACAACCCTTGGGATTGTACCTGCGACGTGGTGGGCATGAAGCTGTGGGTCGAACAGCTCAAAGTGGGTGTCTTGGTGGATGAGGTCATCTGCAAGGCGCCCAAGAAGTTTGCGGAGACCGATATGCGCTCCATTAAGTCGGAGCTGCTGTGTCCAGACTACTCTGACGTGGTGGTTTCCACGCCCACGCCCTCTTCCATCCAGGTCCCGGCGAGGACCAGCGCGGTGACCCCCGCGGTCCGGTCGAACAGCACCGGGGCCCCCGCGGGCTTGGGCGCGGGGGGAGGTGCGTCGTCGGTGCCCCTGTCGGTGTTGATTCTCAGCCTGCTGCTGGTTTTTATCATGTCCGTCTTCGTGGCCGCCGGGCTCTTCGTGCTGGTTATGAAGCGCAGGAAGAAGAACCAGAGCGACCACACCAGCACCAACAACTCCGACGTGAGCTCCTTCAACATGCAGTACAGCGTatacggcggcggcggcggcgcgggagGCCACCCGCACGCGCACGTGCACCACCGCGGGCCCGCGCTGCCCAAGGTGAAGACGCCCGCGGGCCACGTGTACGAGTACATCCCCCATCCACTGGGCCACATGTGCAAAAACCCCATCTACCGCTCCCGAGAGGGCAACTCCGTGGAGGATTACAAAGACCTGCACGAGCTCAAGGTCACCTACAGCAGCAACCACCACCTgcagcagcagccgccgccgccgccgccgcagccgcagCAGCAGCCCCCGCCGCCTCTGCAGCTGCAgccgggggaggaggagaggcggGAAAGCCACCACTTGCGGAGTCCCGCCTATAGCGTCAGCACCATCGAGCCCCGGGAGGACCTACTGTCGCCGGTGCAGGACGCCGACCGCTTTTACAGGGGCATTTTAGAACCAGACAAACACTGCTCCACCACCCCCGCCGGCAACAGCCTCCCGGAATATCCCAAATTCCCGTGCAGCCCCGCTGCTTACACTTTCTCCCCAAACTATGACCTGAGACGCCCCCATCAGTATTTGCACCCGGGGGCAGGGGACAGCAGGCTGCGGGAACCGGTGCTCTACAGCCCCCCCAGTGCTGTCTTTGTAGAACCCAACCGGAACGAGTATCTggagttaaaagcaaaactaaacgTTGAGCCGGACTACCTCGAAGTGCTGGAAAAACAGACCACATTTAGCCAGTTCTAA